The genomic window TTCAAACGGGCGGAATACATTTTGACAATAAATGGAACAGTGATAAAGAATCAATCAATGCAAATTACAAAATTGGCGATATCAAACTTTCAGGAAACCGCAATGATATCAACCAGCAAAATTTAAGTTCTAGCAGTATTTATAATACTTCAGACAAGAGTTTTGAAAAAAAAATGACTAAAAATAAGCTTGATCTTGCTTATGAAATTAAAATTGATACTACTTTAACTTTAAAATTAAATGTTGATGGATTATTTAAAAATAGTAATTCAAGTGAAGCAGAAATGCGAAAAGGTGCTGACGAACAGGGTAACCAATTGAATAATCTGAAACAGACAACTACAAACGATGTTGATGATAAAGCATTTAATATAAATACTTTATTAACCAAAAGACTTAAAAAAACTGGCCGAACATTATCTCTTAATTTAAGCCAATCAAGTACAGATAGCAAAAGTAATGGTTACCTAAATTCTAGGGCTGAATTTTTCACACCAGCCGTAATTAATCCAGATAGCACCAAAGTAGTCAATCAAAATAAAATCAATACTATTAGCAATAGAACTTTTAAATCAAATTTAATCTATACCGAACCTTTATCCAAAAGCCTATCTTTAATTCTTAATTATGGATTTAACATCAGTAACGGAAAAGCTGATCGTAAATCTTTTAATCAATCTCCAGATGGCGATTATAATGTTCTGGATTCCATCTTTAGCAATAATTATGAATTAGACCAAACGATAAACCAAGTTGGAGCGATTTTTAATTACAGAAAAAATAAAACTGTTTTTTCTTTTGGCTCTAAATTTAGTGGTGTAAACTTTAAACAATATGATGTTTATACAGATAGTTATTTTAAGCAAAAATTTGTCAACTACATGCCTCAGATAAGCTATCAATATAATTTTAAACAAAGAGAATCACTGCGCTTGTCGTATAACGGAAACACCGATCAGCCGACATTAGATCAGTTGCAGCCTATTCGAAACAATCAAAACCAATTGAATACAATTGTGGGGAATCCAAATTTAGATCCTTCTTTTAGAAATACTTTTAGAGGTAGCTATTACTCCTACAAAGTGCTTACCAATCAATATTTTTCGATTAATGGATCATATAATTTTACGCTAAATCCGATAATAAGTAATGTGGTTACAAATGATAGAGGAGAAAGTATATCAAAATTTGTAAACCTAGAAAATAAGGCTGCAACAAGTTATTATCTGAATAGTAATTTTGGTAAAACAATCAAAGCCATAGACATGACAGCAGGAATTGGCTTAAGCGCCAACAAAAATGTAAATTATAATTATATCAATACAAAACTGAATCAAACTAAAAATTCAACTTATTCCTTTAATTTAAACTTATCAAAGTATAAAGAAAAAAAATATAATTTCAATACTAGTTTCGGACCTACTTACAACGTTGCTGATGCGAGTATAAACGAAAATAGCGATAGTAATGGCTGGGGTTTTAATGGAAATTTCTGGACCAGTATAGAATTGCCTTTCAAACTAGAAATTAGCACAGATGGCAATTATCAATATAATGGAAAAACGCAAGTGATTCAGGAAACTTTTGAACGTTTTATTTGGAATGCATCTATCACCAAAAAATTCTTAAAATCAGATAATTTAAAAGTTTCTATAACGGGAAGAGATCTTTTGAACCAAAATGTAGGATTTAATCGTTCTGCATATAATGGAAACATTAGCCAAAGCACTTATACCACTATCCAAAGATACTTTATGTTCTCTGTAAGCTGGGATTTCAGCAAAATGGGCGGAGGAGAAATTAAACAAAACTAAAACCATGAAAACAATAATAAATCACATTTTAATTTTGATAATTGCATTGGCAAGTTGCAATACTTTTGCACAAACTAACCACTTTATTGAAAATGGCGTAATCGAATATGAGAAAAAATCGAATATGTATGCATTGATTATAAAAAAAATAAAAGGAGAAACTGAAGGTTATTATCAAGCTGCTTTTGAAAGTTATAAAAAAAACAATCCACAATTTAAAACAACAAAAAGCATTCTTAGTTTTTCAAAAAACAAGAGTTTGTACAAATGGCATGAAACAAATCAATCAGCAACCAACCATTGGATTGCTGACGATGCAATGGCCAATTTAAAAAATGTTATCGCCACAGATCTTGATACGCAAACCAGCATTACACAAAAAAACGTATACGATGATTTATACTTAGTTAAAGACAGCTTGCGTAAAATTGACTGGAAAATTACAGATGAAACTAGAGAAATTGCGGGCTATGAGTGCCGCAGAGCAAATGCTATAATTATCGA from Flavobacterium sp. KACC 22763 includes these protein-coding regions:
- a CDS encoding outer membrane beta-barrel family protein, with amino-acid sequence MRQTILLLCCFLFLSNILQAQTSGTVKGYAIDTINNSPLSKASISLLRAQDSILIKFTRAKENGYFELHNIKTGKFILLVSYPKYADFVDQFSLDSTKLTKDYGKINLADKGRLLSEIIIKGNRAAMKIKGDTLEFDPKAFKIEPNAKVEDLIKQFPGIQIDKDGKITAQGETVTKVLVDGEEFFGDDPTLVTKNLRADMVDKVQLYDKKSDQAAFTGIDDGQKTKTLNVKLKEGKKNGHFGKVELGGGTENFYKGQAMFNKFWDKKKLAAYGILGNTGQVGLGWEDKDKYGQNSYQVTDDGGIYFSNNGNDEFDSWDGQFNGEGIPVVQTGGIHFDNKWNSDKESINANYKIGDIKLSGNRNDINQQNLSSSSIYNTSDKSFEKKMTKNKLDLAYEIKIDTTLTLKLNVDGLFKNSNSSEAEMRKGADEQGNQLNNLKQTTTNDVDDKAFNINTLLTKRLKKTGRTLSLNLSQSSTDSKSNGYLNSRAEFFTPAVINPDSTKVVNQNKINTISNRTFKSNLIYTEPLSKSLSLILNYGFNISNGKADRKSFNQSPDGDYNVLDSIFSNNYELDQTINQVGAIFNYRKNKTVFSFGSKFSGVNFKQYDVYTDSYFKQKFVNYMPQISYQYNFKQRESLRLSYNGNTDQPTLDQLQPIRNNQNQLNTIVGNPNLDPSFRNTFRGSYYSYKVLTNQYFSINGSYNFTLNPIISNVVTNDRGESISKFVNLENKAATSYYLNSNFGKTIKAIDMTAGIGLSANKNVNYNYINTKLNQTKNSTYSFNLNLSKYKEKKYNFNTSFGPTYNVADASINENSDSNGWGFNGNFWTSIELPFKLEISTDGNYQYNGKTQVIQETFERFIWNASITKKFLKSDNLKVSITGRDLLNQNVGFNRSAYNGNISQSTYTTIQRYFMFSVSWDFSKMGGGEIKQN
- a CDS encoding GLPGLI family protein, with protein sequence MKTIINHILILIIALASCNTFAQTNHFIENGVIEYEKKSNMYALIIKKIKGETEGYYQAAFESYKKNNPQFKTTKSILSFSKNKSLYKWHETNQSATNHWIADDAMANLKNVIATDLDTQTSITQKNVYDDLYLVKDSLRKIDWKITDETREIAGYECRRANAIIIDSVYVVAYYTIQIPFSGGPESFTGLPGTILGLALPHENMTWFATKVTEIPVSDKDLAPPVKGKPTDNKGLNKILMDALKDWGKWAKKTLQAYSL